From the Euphorbia lathyris chromosome 6, ddEupLath1.1, whole genome shotgun sequence genome, one window contains:
- the LOC136233543 gene encoding mitochondrial inner membrane protease ATP23-like isoform X1, whose product MENNLSQNPRPGGMTVEECDDRIRRSLRNPMVKFLRKHLEKAGCGVGDNFIKAYDCDRNITGGYVPGEGIVVCHNHLRIQDEVNQVVIRKLIHAYDQCRAANLNWSDCAHQACSEIRAGNLSGDCHFKRELLRGYTKLRGQGQSDNYKCTGRENSNCQGTILFSYLVLKLDICIYACIAITYLQCFSVFAV is encoded by the exons ATGGAAAACAACCTTTCCCAGAACCCTCGCCCCGGCGGCATGACAGTGGAAGAATGCGACGATAGGATTCGACGAAGTCTGCGAA ATCCAATGGTGAAATTCTTGAGGAAGCATTTGGAGAAAGCAGGCTGTGGAGTTGGTGACAATTTCATCAAGGCCTATGATTGTGATAGGAACATCACTGGTGGTTATGTTCCCGGTGAAGGG ATAGTAGTGTGCCATAATCACTTGAGAATCCAAGATGAAGTCAACCAAGTGGTTATACGTAAGCTGATTCATGCTTATGATCAATGTCGTGCTGCAAACTTGAACTGGTCTGATTGTGCTCATCAAGCCTGTAGCGAG ATTCGTGCTGGTAATCTAAGTGGAGATTGTCACTTTAAAAGGGAATTGTTGCGGGGTTACACGAAGTTAAGAGGTCAAGGACAA AGTGATAATTACAAATGTACGGGTAGGGAAAATTCCAATTGCCAAGGTACCATACTCTTCTCGTACTTGGTTTTAAAACTTGATATATGTATTTATGCATGTATAGCTATTACTTATTTGCAATGTTTCTCTGTATTTGCAGTTTAA
- the LOC136233543 gene encoding mitochondrial inner membrane protease ATP23-like isoform X2 translates to MENNLSQNPRPGGMTVEECDDRIRRSLRNPMVKFLRKHLEKAGCGVGDNFIKAYDCDRNITGGYVPGEGIVVCHNHLRIQDEVNQVVIRKLIHAYDQCRAANLNWSDCAHQACSEIRAGNLSGDCHFKRELLRGYTKLRGQGQSDNYKCTGRENSNCQV, encoded by the exons ATGGAAAACAACCTTTCCCAGAACCCTCGCCCCGGCGGCATGACAGTGGAAGAATGCGACGATAGGATTCGACGAAGTCTGCGAA ATCCAATGGTGAAATTCTTGAGGAAGCATTTGGAGAAAGCAGGCTGTGGAGTTGGTGACAATTTCATCAAGGCCTATGATTGTGATAGGAACATCACTGGTGGTTATGTTCCCGGTGAAGGG ATAGTAGTGTGCCATAATCACTTGAGAATCCAAGATGAAGTCAACCAAGTGGTTATACGTAAGCTGATTCATGCTTATGATCAATGTCGTGCTGCAAACTTGAACTGGTCTGATTGTGCTCATCAAGCCTGTAGCGAG ATTCGTGCTGGTAATCTAAGTGGAGATTGTCACTTTAAAAGGGAATTGTTGCGGGGTTACACGAAGTTAAGAGGTCAAGGACAA AGTGATAATTACAAATGTACGGGTAGGGAAAATTCCAATTGCCAAG TTTAA